In Cryptomeria japonica chromosome 5, Sugi_1.0, whole genome shotgun sequence, the genomic window ACCGCCCACTCAAAACGACAAGGCTGCATTCAACACGTATGCATGTATTTATATCATGATGCGGACTTTCAGTTGCTTTTCTATGCATCAAGTTCTGTCGGTTGAACTATTCCAAGAGAAATATTGCACTCAAGATAGACCGGGCCAGGAAGCGTATCGTAGTGGACATAGCtaattttgagcatttttaacttttaaatcatacattagatttcaattttctttttgttgtttctgTATATGACTTAACTGTTTATAACTAAAGATCTGCTTTTGGATAGTAACGATGCATGCTATGGAATTCGTTATAtgtagaaaggtcaaaaagtgatCATTTAAAAATATTGTCTCATACATAAACACCTTTGCGCCAATAGTAGATGACTCAAAATATCTATTAGTAGTCCAATAGTAGTGGACAAATGCCTCAGTACTTATGCACAAATGGGCTAGTAATGGTGCACAAATGGGTTAATTATgatcaaaaaagctaaaaaattatccactattggtacatgtgatattgattaatgaacttttcattatcaattttttggGCTCCTTTACAATCTACTAATGGGGGGTTGAGTTGAAAAAAATTTGTCCACTATTGGAAGTATGTCCACTACTAGTACCCTTCCCCTAATCCCCCCATTTTGGCATGTCTTTAGATTACTCTACAATCTTCCTTAACATCCCATTAAAATTACCAAGCCTCAGTTGTCCCTCTGTCGATGTGCCTTAACATACCATTAAACTTACCATGCTTTAGTTGTCCCTCTCTCAAACTCACTATGATTTACATGTCTATAACATGAAGTTTGCataaaaattattatttgataACATTACTATTTTAGCTAGTAGGTGTTGTGATTTGTTGCAATGACTTCATAAGTATTGTGAAGACTTTAACAATCATCTCAATATTTCCATTTAACACAATGGTTTAATGGTCACTGTGGTGATTTTGATATTATGTTTTTATGGTAAGTAATAGTATTGTATAATATCATAGAAGaccaaaaaaaatagaatattttacCTTAATATCTTTGTAATGTAGAAATTTTTGTAGCACCTTATTCTTTGATCTCCATACATTTCTATCTCATTTGGTAGCTCTTCTCTCAATTTTTTATTCCAACTAGCATCCTGAAGCTTGAattcttgatcttgaaattttTTACTAATGAAATCATTTGCAAAGTTGCTTCCCTTTCACTCTAATTGTTGAAGTGCCTTTGGTCATCCTAACTCATTGTCTATTCTAAACTTTTCCATACTTAGATTGGAGAAGTCAATGATTGTAGGTGAATTGGGGTACTTAAGAATTTATTATTTAGAACATCTTTCATTAGTTCTTTAGTTCTTCGTCTAATTTGATCCAAATTTGTTGACATGCATTGCATAAGTTGAATAAGCTTTTCTTCCCATAGTAAGATGGTCAAGATATTTGTTTCATGAGATTAATTATTAATGTGGTTTAGATTAATTTAGCACTAACTTgtaatatttatttacttatttaataAGTTTTGTTGTGTTCATAAGAGTCCTTCATGTGGCCTAGGTTTTGAAGAGTTTCCAAGCTTCACCTATCATCTGAAACTCTCATGCATATGTAGTCACAAATCAAGactttattctttcattttttcaaaacaaaaaaattgtactTCTCGATCTTCCCATTATTTGAGAATTCTTAGAGAGGTCCTGTATTATACATTAGGGGATTTATTCTTATAGGGTATGCTATAACCTTGCGTTTCTACATTCACCATTATAAACATTCCTTCTACAACCTAAAAACATTTGTGAACTTATTGTCCTTGTTTCATGGCACCTTGTTCACCATTAGAAATCAATTTTAACAtcattgtgagatttttccaaatCCAATTTTTGTGTCCCCATTTTGGATAGCCTACTAACACATTAGATACACATATTTATGCATCTGTGTTCACAAAGAAAACATTTTCCATTCTTATAATATCATGTTGCTTGTTTTCATGCAATCACATATATAAATAGAGGTGAGGATCGAATAATTGAGCATGTTCCTATAGTTTTTGTAAgagttgttgatttaatatccaatattttttaatattatagcaATAGTAATTGTGACTTAAACTTTTTTAGTGTTGATCATGAGTATTAATAATTGAATGATACATGCATTTCTTAGATCTAAAAAGCAACAAGTCACATGATGTCACACCAATGCACCAATAAAACATAACTTAGTGCACAACTATCAATTAAAAATATTGGTTTCACTTTGGATACCTCAACAAAGAGAATGTTGATATGGCTTTATATTTGATAACATGGAGTTAAAAAAATTATAAGTAGCCTAGGACTTGCAAAACAAGTTGTTGAAAATTTGGGAGTGATTCGTAATTGCCATGCAGAATTTAAGAGGTGCAAAATTATAATGCTCAACTATTAATATTTCCTTTGATGGCTTCTTTTTGACAGTGCGACAATCTTACATTTTAATATGTATATACGATAAATAGTTTTGAGGGATTTGTAAttgtattaatttaattaaaaaatgtcaTGTGACGGTTGATATGTGTTTTGTTTTTATTTAGGTTGTGAATGATATATTGTAGAGAATAATTTAGAAGAAAAAGATCAGATTTATAGAGAATCAATATTATAACATatgaatttaataaaattaattattggTATTTACTATTTTAGAAATATGATTGTAAAAATAAAAGATAGGTGATTTTGAAACAAAATGATAATTTTATTAAAAGAACGAATGTCTTGATTGATTATCGATATTGAACTTGCACGTTTTTGCAACATAATTGTGAATTTGTTCACACATCTAAATGAATTGAAACCTAAGTTGAGATATATGAActacatttttttaatatttgtaaaggtaaaaattatttttcaatgcaTATAGTAGGGAAGTGATAGTTATTTAAAATTGAGACAACTAgttcttaatttttatttaaacattcatttaAATCAACCTATGTTAAGACACTACTACATAAAGGGGACATTTGAAACGATTATTTAAGACTATATTATTATCGTCTTAAATACATATTTTAAATGTaacttgtattttttattatttaattgtctTAAATTAAGACAATAGAAAAAAACTTTCCCCAAAATGAAACTTATTTTCCTTCTTTACTTCTAACTCAACTCTTTACTTCTAACTCAACTCATCAACGCATCTGTCTCTGCTCGCCCGGCGACAGGGGCATCAACAAGCAGTTATCAAAGGCGGGAAGGATTAGGATGGTATTAATTTTATCTCCAAACTCTGCCCATATTTTCCCAGTGTCTTCACTGAGAGGACATTGCAATTTGATTGGGGGTTTCCAGTGGACGGCGCCGGCATAGCtacaatctccttcatgccaaGCACATTGCAGATCTGGTTCTCCGGGGGTTTAGAGATCTCAAAAAGTTATTATTCATGATTCATGTACAGAAGCATCAACATAGCCCCAGGTAAGTATCCTTCTTCAGCTGGTTTCTTCTGTCATTTTAGAGAATTTTTTTCTTTGGTAGGGTTCTGTaatatttttccattttattaGTCTTTTTTATAGACATTTCCATTCTTGCTTTGTGTGATTGTCTTTGCTGGAGGGCTGTGGAAGAGTTGTCTTCACTAAACAGTGGTGTGAAGAGTAAAAGATTTGTTTGTTTAATCACTACATCCAAATCTTCCATGAAAATGCTTGTTCCTTCCTTACCAACTGAAGGCCAATCTCACCTAGCTCTTAACATCCCAAAACACTGAATGTAGTAAACTCTTTCTCCCAAAACACTAAGTCAACTCGATTGGGACTCCAAAAAGAAAGCTCTGGAAATAATAAAATTGCAGAAGTAATCTGTGAAACTGCCGCTTTCTTCGTCAAGAATTTGAAACCAATTCCATGGCAGCCCGTTTCCATACACTGATAGATGAATTAAAGCGAACAAAATCTGGAGCAAATCACGCTACTGAAGGGATTCAATCCTGCGTTGCTAGACCTAATCGTTCCCCCTTTCAGCTGAAAGCAAAAGGAATCCCGATTTGCGAGACAGAAGCAAGTAATTTCTCTGTTTTTGTAGTATTATTATAACTTATAGTCTTATAGTATagttgtattatattataatatgttttaaTGATAAAGAATGCATTTTTTAAACAATCTAAGTGAACTTACTAGGCTTAATTTAGAACTCTGAAATTTGACTACAAGTATGGATTTtagaataaaaaacaaataaaaatgaaaaattaaatttataaacaaCGATTTCACCTAAAAGTTTCTTCAAAAGAGAGGGACTTTATGATCACCTTGAGTGTCCTCGTACTAAAAACTCTTAGTGGGGTTCTAAGTCCTGCAGCCTGGGCCAACTGGCTAATGAGATTCATTATCTACCCAATTCGGTGACTGGGCTAAGAAACGGATTGGTTAGATCCAAATCAGAAAGAGTGGATGGTGGGACTATTTAATCCTATTTGGAAGCGGCTCTCTATCCCTCACTTCACCTCTATCGAGCATAGCTGGTCAGGTCAATGAACAACGGGATGGGGTCGAGGAACTGACAAAGATCTGTATATAAATCATTTACTCAAAATGGCGCTAAACAAAGACCTCAAATTGCTCTAAATGTGTTACACGTAAACAGTTTAAAGTTTCGGCATTTTAATAGGTACTAGGTGTACACAGAATGTTTGAGggaatttttaaaatcttttacttGCAGCAAAAAAATTGTTCGCAATATTAAGTTCTTACACTAGTCATTGTAACTTATATTTAATAATAGCAACAACAGAAAGTTTGGTTCTAGCACAACTGCTAATTGTTTTATAGAAATACTAATAGAACCTTAAACTATTTCTCAACATGTTTTGAGTAGAAAGAATTATAGTAGTCTGAATATTTGTGTATGGTTTGTCAATCTATGGATAACCAGTTGAGCTCCCACCCAGAATCTGAAACCATAAGTAGCAAAGAGGACAAAATTTATAACACCAAAGCCAATGCTATCAATGACATCCAGTTGAGTTGCACAACTCATTGGTTCTTTGTATTGTTGAGCATGCATTTGAAGAACATGATCCTCAGCACAGAATGAAGCTATGGTTCGAATGTTGCTCAATACATCTATTGCCACATGCACAAGTTTAGCCTCTGCCATCTGCCGCACTCAAGAGAAAGCCTATTAATAACGGTATTATTTTAGATAGTTGAACTGGATTGATTGGTTGAGGTGTCACTTAAACCTTGGTGGCTCAGAGCCCCAAATCTTAATCCAGGTCTTACTTTCCCCTGTGTATGTAATTACCACGCCATAAAAAGGCCATGCATACTATTTTTTTGGTTATGGACCCTTGCATAAAGAAAAGAATGATAAGTAGCTATGGTCAAAAGTACCAGAGATTTGGCACTGAATTTCCTTGCCATCTTGAGTTGCCCCAATGATTGGAACACTATCAGAACAAGCAGATAAATCAACACAAAAGGCATGTGCCAGTTGGATAAAAATGCAATAGAAAGCCCCTAAGTTATGGTAGCTTCATTTTGTATCATAAGAGACAGTCCATCTTTAACCAAGCTTTTGTATATATATCATTTATTCAATCACTATCTTTTACTATTTTTTACTATCCTTTTAGTCTTAGTGAATGTGCTTTGTAAAATTTCTTATGATGCTGGGCCGTAACATGCGTAGGTTTGATTGTATGACAGTGTTGGTCTTCTTTGGCTCAGGTGTAGGTTTTACTCATGCACTTCGCACCTTATGGAAATTTTTTCATACATTTACTGTCACTGTATTTTCTTCTCACGTGACTGTCCTTTTGATTTACAATACGAGCTTACTTTTCTTGACAAAGATAATGACCCACTCTTTGTTAATCATGAGTGTTAATCATGAGAACTTTACATACGTGCCTTAATCTTGAGTCCTTTTCCTCGGGATTTTTGTGTTTTTATCTCTTTAGGACTGCTCTATTTACTCTGGCCTATTCATTGCTTTTACACTTGCTCACATTCTTGTGACTGCATTAGTATTTGTTGCAAATGATATTTCTCATGATTGTAGCTACTCTATTCAAATCAGGGGATTCACTGTCTTTTGCATATTTTACTTGATGAATCATTCTTCATGGGCTCTGTAATCTTGACAATGACTATCCTATCTTACTGTCACAAAATTCCTAAGGAATCCAATATCTCCGTCTTTGGTAGCTTTCCACAAATGTTGCTCTGTGATTTTTAAATTCCTTATTAGCTGCAAATTTATCATAACATGTGCCTTGATTATTGATGTTTCTCTAATGGGTGTCTCCATGATTGTCACAATTCATTGTCACACTAGTAACCTAAAGGTTGTCTTTGAAACTGGCATCGCTCCCTTCTTTAATGGTTCTGTGACTGATCTTGTGGTCTGAAGCATAGGAGTGTATCTTTGTTCATGAGTACTGCTCATGCTAAGGTTGGGTCTTGCTCCTTTCACTGTCAATTCTTGGCATGATGGCAAATGCTAACTCTTCTATCAATCACTGACTATTACAGTCTCCCCTTGGACTGTGTTTTCTGCCCTAGGACTTTATTTGCTTTGAAATGTGTTGTCTGTCTTAGACCTATTCAAACCAGAGAGATGGTTGCTTGTTCTTTGCTCCCTTTTTGGATTGTGAATatctcttgtttttttttttgtggggggggggggggcgggcgCTGTGAAAAGGTTTATGGACCAAACCTGTCTTACTCATGACCATCTAATTATCAAGAAtgcatttctggattcgattgtgtgtaagattgatgcaaaaatcttacacagttgaatccagaaaTGCATTCTTGAtaattatatgatggattgtggaaatctcttagaactggTTTACTCATGATCCTTGAGGCAATACACTGCATATACCTCATGATGATATATGACTGTGCATTGCCCTTTGAATGGTCTTTGAGGAGGGTTTTTACTAAGATACCTCTGTTTTTTATTGTCAAAATCTCTTTATCATTGTATATGGAATCCTAGCTCTTTGTTtaataaaaacaaacaaagcaagagTCTTTATTCAAACTAAGAAGTTCTATGCGTATATCATTACCTTTTGCTTTCACAAACAGCAAAGTGCAGCTCGAGGAGATACGACTAACCTGTTAAAGTAATAGTTGTATTAACATACATGTATTTGCATGGCTCGATCTCATTGATCAGCGTGCTTCACAATCACCCTTTCCCCTCTTGTTTGAAGATATATCACGTAAAGAACACTGGAACAACTCATAGATATCCTTGAAGACTGAAAAAATGCATTGGAAGGGGAGCCACTGTaaacttgaagatgaaagaatgaataaaaacattGATTAGCTCCTCAAGCCACTGTTTCAGAGTCTGCTGGAGATCTATCCATCATTTAGGTTCTTCAACAGAATGAAACCTACTGAAAATAGGGGTTTTCTTGCACTTACAAAGTTGTAACTCCCATAAACCTGAGTTTACTCCTTTGAAGTTAAAATCTAGTTAAACTTGGTAAAGCATTTGCAAGGAGCTTGTTTATTTTCCCTCGAAAAGTTAAGTTGAAAACTCCTTCTAACTTTACTCTAATGAAGGGAAGACTTTAACACTCGATCCTATTATTATCAAAAACCAAATCACATTTGATTTTGATATTTGGGTTCTCTTTTAATCTCAAAATCCCTCTAAAATTTGACTAATGAGACCAAGGAATCTATGGGGCTATTTTATAACCTTAATGGCAAAAAAAAATAGGTAACAAGTATTATTTGGTCTCTTCAGGAGAATATTCCTCGCTTAAGGTTAGGTTGCAAATAGTTGGTCCAACGCAACCTACAACTCTTCCCTTATCTCAGTAAACCTGCATCAATATACACCACGTTTGAgtattatatgaatatatattttgTTGCATCTAATACAAATAATTTCCATCTAAAACTTCCTGATATAAATGAAGGAAAAAGTACCTACTGGCTTTGGAACATTACACCAGTTACTATGACCCTCCTTATTTTAGACCACTGCATTTATCTGCAAACATTCAACTTGCATTTTTCTGAAGGAAATTTCTTTATAAAAACCAGATACAACAGTTAGGTTGTAAGGGTGAATTATTGGTTGCATTCTTGGCCCGTGACAGTCCTTATGAAATGATTGTATCCTAACTATTTGCTTGCATGTGACTTGGCTGCTTTGAGTTATTTTGCTGCTCTTATCACTGTGGCAACACAATTTGACAGAAATTTAAATGTCTATTTTCTGCCATTTGGTTCTTATGCCAAAAAGCAAGGGAGAAAAGTTATAGGTTTTCCTTTCTTGCTGAAGACATCCATCCATGTAGTTACGAGAAAATAGGGTTTTTGTTGATGAAGAGTCTATTTTTGTAGATGGTAGACTGGTTCAAACTTACATTGCAATGGGACAAAAGAGATGATGAGGTACCTTGTAGAAGTTGTGGAGAAGATCGGGCATATTGAAAGCGCCCACATTGAAGGAAGTAATGAGCCATCTTGCCAGGAGTTCAAGCTTGAAAAGAGGCATCTTAGTTTTCCCACGCGTTCAAGAACTTTGCATGCTGATGATATTGGGGTATGTATTTCATAATGTTATATGTCTCATGTGTAGAAGTGTTGTTTTCAAGCAAACACAACAAAATGATGTTTGTCATACAACTTTTTaccatttgttttcttttttttcctaAAAGCTCAGACTTATAAATTTTTAGTGGTAGCACATTATCAGTTGGTATGCATGGTTATGGAGAGTCTAGATCACTatacaagatctttctctttaaaCTTAAACCAAGGATGCATTTCTTATTCCACGTTTTGAGAATATGCTTGTAGAGATTTTTTTTCTGGGTTGTGGGTTGATCTCTAACATACATTAGGTGCAAAATATATCACTGACTGTAAGTACGCAAGCATGGTAATCATGCTTTCGACATCAATAACGCTAAATGTTGCTCCAGTCAATGGGATTATTTGTTGTAATGGTAGTTTACAGATGACAAAGCTTCAATAGATGTGTTGCTTCTCCTCTAAGGCATTTGGCACCTGATATTGTTGTTGTACTAAGATCTCTCTCTACATTGAATTTAGTATTTACCAGTGGTAGAAGACCTGGTCATACTTTTGACATATTCAACGCACTAGAGAAGAAACTGTTTGGTATTTTGGAGGGGTATTGTTTGTTTGATAGTTGCAAGTAAATATGGACCACTTCCAAATTATTCCTATACACACATAAACTTTGTTAGTGGTATGAGCTATGAAATGTAAGTTTGATGTTGAAATACAAATTCTCAATAAGCATCCTTCATCAAAGTGTGAGGCAAAGGTAAAATTTGATAACAACAAAGAGGAAAATAGCATAATAGCATGCAAATGTAAAATAGCAAGCAGTTCGAAGATTACATTCGTCTTGTGAAAGGGAGTTTTGGTTATTGGCCTCATCAAGTCATTTCACATCTGCAATGAAGGATCATTTTAAGGAGTCATCAAGTAAATTAACCTCTGCTTTGATATGGCTTTGAAACTACTTTATACTACTGTCTTTTGAAGATTTAGGAACCTTGTCTCAGGATTCCTGTCACATGATTTGCCTTCTTTTATTGTATTACAtttgttttgatagtgatattAGTATCTGTCATGGGCTATCATTATTTCTCTTTTATGACTGTCTTTGTGCATTCAAACTGCCTTTTTCTGATTTTTGCCATGACTGCTAATTCTTGGGCCCATGATTGTTCTCCTCTAGATTGTTCTTGTCATCTTAATGCATCTATCTTTCATGATAATGATTATAACTTTCTTAGTGCTAATGACTATCATTTATGAAGCTATCAATGACTTTCAAAGGCTTTGGGGACTGGTCCATATTATCTTTTGCTAGCCTAAGGACTGCCATTTTTGAATTTGTCAATGTTCTGAAACTTTGTCCTTGTATGTGAAAGCTACTATGTGATCCACTTCAACATTTTGATGCTCTGCTAAGGTGTCTATCTCTATGGCACTGACTACTCTTAAAGACTCTGAAAAGTCATTGTCATACCTGCTCTTGGCTGATCCAACTCAAATCTATCCTTTAAGCTGCTTTCACTGTATATAGCATCTGATGGCCCCTCTTGAGACTGCTTCATGTTCACTGCTCTGCCTTTGTGTTGTTTTTAGGAATCAGATTTAAATTAAATAACAGAAATTGAAAATGCAACACATTATGTCACAAAACAACAcagcagtaccctgggaaaacGTCCCTCCTAGAGGAAAAACTCAGCAACAAGATTCAACTCTGATTATATTAATATCAAAAGATATTCAAGTTCAAATTCCCCACCTAGGGCATAAACAAAATGACTTATCTGAATCTTGGATTCGGATCAGAACATGACGGAACCTGAATCTCATATAGGGCagatcttcaacaaacttgaagcacaatagtctgaAAAATACTTCGCTCTATAAATTTGCCCTGCTTCAATGAATTGGCTCAGCAAGTTGACTCAATATAGCTCAGACTATGATTGCAGACCTTCAATCAAGATTGCTGACCTTCAGACTGTGTTCGCTGATCTCTAGAATGTGTTCACTGACTTGTTGAAGAATCGCTGATAGTTTAGTAGGAAATTCACTATTTTTGCAGACATCCATTGCTTGTGTTGGATCATTGTTTGTTTTCAAATCACCTTGTAGATATAGGTGAGGCATGCCTTCAATAACCCTAAGTCGGCTTGCATATATTATGCCAAGAGTTTTACATGTTACAATTATATAGGTCAAGGTCTAATTACAAGCTACATATTTGATAGGTCTTGCCCCATAACAATTACATAACACATAAGTTGAACgcctaaataaggcctgtcctattATTATAAGTTGCAATGGGGCCcaacccaattacatgaataacttAAACTAGAATCCAATTCTAGCTACATATTTCAACACTTTGTACCTACAATAAACTGCTCTATAGATTGATACTCCTCTGTGCATGCCAATACATAATTGTGTTTGCATTCCTACTGTTCATTAGCTCCACACAAATACTGTCATTGATTCCCTATGTCTGCATTTGCATCTTCTCATTCTTTTAATTGTTCTTTATTCTAACAGTCATTTAGAAGGTAATAAATTCTATTATCAAAGTCATGTGTACTTATTGTGCCCTAGACTGTCTTCAATTGGTTAATGATTGCTTTGAGAAAAGAATGTATACCATCTTTGTGATAACTGGTCTTTAGAGCTACTGCTCTCTTTTGAACTATGCTTGCTTCTTTGACTTTGCCTTGGATGCATTGAATGAGACTATGGCATTCTCTATTGCTAATACTTCCCTCATTACTTATTACTGTCTCAttcttgcttttgatagtgagaTCCTTTGTCTCATATGCGTGAAGCTCTGTGATGTAAAGTTTTATTAGGATATACTGCATGGGTCTGAAACTATTCTTTGACTTGCATAGGTCGTCGATGCTGATGGTGTTTTCTCACTGCCCTTAAAAAACACTGCTTTATCATTATGTCTCCCTTTTCTTGGGACTGTACTCTTGGTTTTTCTTGATTGCATTCACTATTTTGTTCATAGTCCTCGATCTCTCCAAAATTCATGGCTTTATAAAGGAATCTCTCGAATATGTTTGAATATTCATTTAGCTTACTGCTCTTTTGATATGAATTCTTGCTTTTGCTTTCAGTATTTTATATGCTATCTTTAACTCCAGGCTTTTTGAGTTCTCATCGTTGTATGACCATTGTTACCTAGGGCTTCATTGTTGTCTTACTGAAAGCATTGTTTCCTGATTATACTATATTTTCTGTATAGAGGGGCTGTAAACACCTTTGGGATTGTAGCTTCTGTTCCTTTAGACTGAGGTCAACTTTGAAGTGCCATGTCCTCACTATGTATTCATGCATTTGTAGCAGCCTTTGTCTCTCATGATTGCATTTCATTGTGACATGAGACTTTGGGGTTCTAACTCTTCATTAAATATTGTCACTGTTCCTTTTGAGTCTTTGAAGTATTCATGAAACAGTAAACTATCCTTGTTAAAAGAGATGCCATCATTGTGATTCATTTGACAATATTACAAAGCCTTTTTCATTGACTGTATTTTATCCTTGGCTTCTTTTCTTGACTGTGATTTGCACTTTATCTCTTGATGTCATGCTCAATGCACTGTTCTTCTTGTACGCTACTCATGGATGCTCAAAAGTTACATTCTCTGTCATGACTGAGCCAAAGAGTTCTGTGTATTGCATTGGCTACTCATGGggttatgttgatgatttattgcttTGTTGACAGTGCTATTACATAAGGCTACCCCTTCTTTAATGACTTTGGACTGTTATGGTTGTGTGCACAATTGTCATCTTTTATCTTCTATCTCTCTGTTTTAGGAATCTATGCATGCATAATTTGGAAGAAACATACGACTGTGAACTTTGCTTGAAGACATCATGCCACTGTGTTTGCCTTGTGACCTTGTAGATACCTTGTCAACGGGCCACTCTCAATATTGTAGCTGCTCTACATCGATGTTATTTAAACCTTGAAACCCTTATTTCCTTTTTTACAAGAAAGAAATCCCCATGCACAAACAAAAGAATGACTTGTATTGATAGCATAATGACTTTATTTCCATCAAAGGAGAGCTTCAGCAAAATAAGACAGACCTTATGAACAGTTCAAAGTTTCAAAAATTGCCATGTTTCAGAAACTGAAAAGAACATTCTTTTCATATAAACAATTACTTTTATCTAAACAACTTTATCAATTAAAATTTAGAATACAATGAattgtttatttttaattattaataattacgATCAAAGTTGCATGCTGCAAACAATTGGTCTCTGATAGTGGAGTAAACCAAATTTGATTCTACTTTTCAGGAAGACTGGACCCAATGATGTAACATTCAAAGTTGCTTCTGTGGGATTTGTCATTCCGATTTGCACCAGCTCCGCAATGAATGGCATAACACCCAATACCCAGTTGTCCCAAGGTAAACTCTTTTATCAACCCCGTGTTTTTTGTTTGGACTGTATTTGCATAATCTATGTGGTTCTAGATACAAAAAATTAATATCACTTCATCTTCACAGGCATGAAATCGTTGGGACAGCAACTAAAGTGGGAAAAGAAGTAAAGAAATTTGTGGTGAGGAACTGTTGGAGTGGGGTGCCTGGTGTGCAGTTGCTATAGCTATGACAGCTGTGAAAAAGGGTTAGAGAAATACTGTGAAAAAGTTGTCTTGACCTACAATTCTATGGATGTAGATGGGTCTATCACCTATGGAGGCTACTCATGTTTAATGGTCTGCGATTAGAAGTAAGTTAACTTCCCAGGATTGATAAACTCATTGTTAAAAATAAGGTTTTTTAAAAACTCAAAACTCCATAAAGTTGTGATATTTCTGATATTTTCTCAGGTTTGTAATTAAGGTGCCAGAAAGCCTACCATTTGATGCGGCTGCCCCATTATTATGTGCTGGAATAACTATTTAGAGCCCCATGAAGTATTTTGGAATGACAGAGAAAGGAAATCGTTTGGGCATAGTGGGTCTTGGAGGCCTGGGTCACATGGCCGCAAAATTTGGCAAATCTTTTGGCTTGCATGTGACCGTTATTAGTACATTCAAATGCAAAGTTATATGGCATAGATCGAATGGTAAAAAGAACATTGTAACAGGAGGCGCTATAG contains:
- the LOC131045792 gene encoding LOW QUALITY PROTEIN: probable cinnamyl alcohol dehydrogenase 5 (The sequence of the model RefSeq protein was modified relative to this genomic sequence to represent the inferred CDS: inserted 2 bases in 1 codon; substituted 2 bases at 2 genomic stop codons); amino-acid sequence: MRYLVEVVEKIGHIESAHIEGSNEPSCQEFKLEKRHLSFPTRSRTLHADDIGCNIQSCFCGICHSDLHQLRNEWHNTQYPVVPRHEIVGTATKVGKEVKKFVVRNXVGVGCLVCSCYSYDSCEKGLEKYCEKVVLTYNSMDVDGSITYGGYSCLMVCDXKFVIKVPESLPFDAAAPLLCAGITIXSPMKYFGMTEKGNRLGIVGLGGLGHMAAKFGKSFGLHVTVISTFKCKVIWHRSNGKKNIVTGGAIASMILSNSTGNSKMNM